The proteins below come from a single Bryobacter aggregatus MPL3 genomic window:
- a CDS encoding glycosyltransferase family 87 protein, with product MKAVLNWFPIAAGLIFLLSLAYLQRDRAWRGENDFVQLYTGATLVGTPGLYSRAENLAVVQQVLGLQMESVVYTRPPFYAALLKPLALLPYRAAYAVFSLASIASVIWFVVRFSRECPSLPIFMAMSIPVLTAICGGQDTPFLLAILGASLLLTRSDRDFLAGLVLSLVAIKFHLFLFVPLLLLVKKRWWILGGATTGSLALTGLGICVAGVDSILNYANVLHDPWINFSATMMPNLHGLVTVLQAGPTLEMFLVALVLAAISWMLWSSSNYEFLFAASLVCGLLVSFHSGVADEIILLPVFVSVVKTTSMPSLRVVTALILTPIPSLLVLADAPYSAFFPVMLLLLLGLFCAECATGFKRVLMPSRS from the coding sequence ATGAAAGCTGTTCTAAATTGGTTCCCGATCGCCGCTGGTCTCATCTTTCTACTGTCGCTGGCTTACCTGCAACGGGACCGGGCCTGGAGAGGCGAAAACGATTTCGTACAGCTCTACACCGGGGCCACGCTGGTCGGAACACCCGGCCTTTATTCTCGAGCGGAAAATCTGGCCGTAGTGCAGCAGGTCCTTGGACTGCAGATGGAATCTGTCGTCTACACCCGCCCACCCTTCTATGCCGCCTTGCTGAAGCCGCTCGCGCTGCTTCCCTATCGCGCAGCTTACGCTGTGTTTTCTCTCGCCAGCATTGCCAGTGTGATCTGGTTCGTCGTCCGGTTCTCCAGGGAGTGCCCCTCTTTGCCTATCTTTATGGCAATGAGCATCCCAGTGCTCACAGCGATCTGCGGGGGACAGGATACCCCGTTCTTGCTGGCAATCCTTGGGGCGTCCCTCCTCCTCACAAGAAGCGACAGAGACTTCCTCGCAGGACTGGTACTCTCCCTGGTCGCCATCAAGTTCCACCTGTTTCTCTTTGTGCCTCTACTCCTGTTGGTGAAAAAACGCTGGTGGATACTAGGCGGAGCAACCACAGGATCATTGGCGCTGACGGGACTGGGAATATGCGTTGCCGGAGTGGATTCCATCCTCAACTATGCCAACGTACTACATGACCCCTGGATCAACTTTAGCGCCACAATGATGCCGAATCTACATGGGCTAGTCACCGTGTTGCAAGCCGGCCCCACACTGGAAATGTTCCTTGTGGCGCTCGTACTGGCCGCAATCTCCTGGATGCTGTGGAGCAGCAGCAACTATGAGTTTCTTTTTGCGGCGAGTCTGGTCTGTGGACTGCTGGTGAGCTTTCATTCGGGAGTGGCGGATGAAATTATTCTGCTCCCCGTCTTCGTCTCCGTGGTCAAGACAACTTCCATGCCGTCCCTTCGAGTGGTGACTGCGCTCATTCTGACACCGATCCCCTCGCTCCTGGTTCTGGCGGATGCACCCTATAGCGCCTTCTTCCCCGTCATGCTGCTTCTCCTCCTTGGGTTGTTTTGCGCGGAGTGTGCGACAGGGTTCAAGAGGGTGCTAATGC
- a CDS encoding DUF669 domain-containing protein has protein sequence MNSLQQTPSQRANSAIDLSRFDHLVQTDTHTPLRRNDLLPDGSYEVRIENAELTVSARSGNPVLKYTLRILGPSFTNFMMWKYRGITENTIHYIKDELEICGLKLDRFSELSNRLHELIDLKLEVFRKTRGEDTSIYFKRLIGREEEPIDDDDLPF, from the coding sequence ATGAATTCTCTGCAGCAAACACCCTCCCAGCGTGCCAATTCGGCAATTGACCTGAGCCGTTTCGATCATCTGGTTCAAACTGACACACACACACCGCTCCGCCGCAACGATCTACTCCCCGACGGCAGCTATGAAGTTCGTATCGAGAACGCGGAGCTCACAGTATCGGCCCGCTCTGGCAATCCCGTGCTGAAGTACACGCTCCGGATCCTCGGCCCATCGTTCACGAATTTCATGATGTGGAAGTATCGCGGGATTACAGAGAACACCATCCATTACATCAAGGACGAACTCGAAATCTGTGGGCTGAAGTTGGATCGCTTTTCCGAGCTTTCCAACCGTCTGCACGAGCTGATCGATCTCAAGCTGGAAGTATTCCGGAAAACACGTGGCGAAGACACCAGTATCTACTTCAAGCGGCTCATCGGACGAGAAGAAGAGCCTATCGACGATGACGATTTACCGTTCTAA
- a CDS encoding mandelate racemase/muconate lactonizing enzyme family protein, with translation MTQRLSRRTLLALPFAIHASAKTTEVRVKEIRASYEDFVYRTPIKFGGNIVDKVTMLNVHTVIEDGLGKSQKGFSSMSMGNVWSFPSKVMNYNDTLGAMKSLAAEVERITNASKATGHPIDISVALEDQFLAAAAEISRNLKEPIPKLCSLVVMSPFDAAIHDAYGKLLNRSSYQTYGKDCMRKDLSHYLGKGFEGEYLSQYVTASPKATMPLYHLVGAVDPIERADIKQKVGDGLPETFHEWIVFNGLRNIKIKLNGEDNKWDQDRILAVHRACLQTMPKIGRKDWVYSLDFNEKCPNVAYLIEVLKKVQASDAIAYQRIQYIEQPTKRDLKADRANVMHEAAKLKPVVIDESLTDQETLMYSRDLGYSGAALKACKGQSQALLMAAVAQKYKMFLCVQDLTCPGASLIHSAGLAAHVPGVAAIEANARQYCPVANRAWESRFPGIFNIKDGLMKTGTLTGNGLSAIA, from the coding sequence GTGACTCAACGACTCAGCCGCCGAACTCTCCTCGCACTCCCCTTCGCCATCCACGCCAGCGCCAAGACAACCGAAGTCCGCGTCAAAGAGATCCGGGCGAGTTATGAAGACTTCGTCTATCGCACCCCGATCAAGTTCGGTGGCAACATCGTCGACAAGGTCACGATGCTGAACGTCCATACGGTCATCGAAGACGGCCTTGGCAAATCGCAGAAAGGCTTCAGTTCGATGTCGATGGGCAACGTCTGGAGTTTCCCATCCAAGGTCATGAACTACAACGACACGCTGGGCGCGATGAAGTCTCTTGCGGCAGAAGTCGAGCGCATCACCAATGCATCGAAAGCGACTGGCCATCCCATCGACATCAGCGTTGCGCTCGAAGATCAGTTCCTCGCCGCCGCTGCCGAGATCTCGCGCAATCTGAAAGAGCCCATCCCCAAGCTCTGCTCGCTTGTCGTGATGAGTCCTTTTGACGCCGCCATCCATGATGCGTATGGCAAGCTGCTCAATCGCAGCAGCTACCAGACTTATGGCAAAGACTGCATGCGCAAAGATCTCAGCCATTATCTTGGAAAAGGATTTGAAGGCGAGTATCTCAGCCAGTATGTGACCGCGTCGCCCAAGGCCACGATGCCGCTCTACCATCTGGTGGGAGCAGTCGACCCGATTGAGAGGGCCGATATCAAACAGAAGGTGGGCGACGGACTCCCCGAAACTTTCCACGAATGGATCGTCTTCAACGGCCTGCGCAACATCAAGATCAAGTTGAATGGAGAAGACAACAAATGGGATCAGGACCGCATCCTTGCCGTCCACCGCGCCTGTCTCCAAACCATGCCCAAGATCGGCCGCAAGGATTGGGTCTACTCGCTCGACTTCAATGAAAAGTGTCCGAATGTGGCCTATCTCATTGAAGTGCTGAAGAAGGTGCAAGCCTCGGACGCAATCGCCTACCAGCGCATCCAATACATCGAGCAGCCGACCAAGCGCGACCTCAAAGCCGACCGCGCCAACGTGATGCACGAAGCGGCAAAGCTAAAGCCCGTCGTGATCGACGAGTCCCTCACCGATCAGGAAACCCTCATGTATTCGCGCGACCTTGGCTATTCCGGCGCGGCGCTGAAAGCCTGTAAGGGCCAGTCACAAGCGCTGCTCATGGCCGCGGTTGCACAGAAATACAAGATGTTCCTTTGCGTCCAGGACCTCACCTGCCCCGGCGCCAGCCTCATCCACTCAGCAGGCTTGGCCGCACACGTCCCTGGTGTCGCCGCCATCGAAGCCAATGCGCGCCAATACTGTCCCGTCGCGAACCGCGCGTGGGAATCACGCTTCCCCGGAATTTTCAACATCAAGGATGGTCTGATGAAAACCGGTACTCTCACTGGAAACGGTCTGAGCGCCATCGCCTGA
- a CDS encoding energy transducer TonB — MFETAVIQNESGRGLFSFSGSLLLQSGIAGGLLCLGLWMPIAQPELPDLRIAPPAPRFKDAIKVIASSVTQRAAAPLSRRVLEYIPQTRPAAAAATAITMDQLFEAGPVVGSSPLIPGGVVGSVLGPSIAVPAPQKPVAPETPKAAPAAPLAIGGNVLASKLLHRVTPIYPAIAKNARIEGVVQLHGVITKDGRIAELRVLSGHPLLVNAALEAVRQWVYSPTLLNGQAVEVQAPIEVRFLLSR; from the coding sequence ATGTTTGAAACAGCGGTAATTCAGAACGAAAGTGGCCGTGGGCTCTTCAGCTTTTCAGGCTCGCTTCTGTTGCAGAGTGGCATTGCCGGGGGATTGCTGTGTCTCGGTTTGTGGATGCCGATCGCGCAGCCGGAACTGCCGGATTTGCGGATCGCGCCGCCTGCGCCCAGGTTCAAGGATGCGATCAAGGTCATTGCTTCGAGCGTGACCCAGCGTGCGGCGGCGCCGTTGTCACGACGAGTCTTGGAATACATCCCGCAAACGCGCCCGGCTGCTGCTGCGGCAACTGCCATCACGATGGATCAGCTCTTCGAAGCTGGGCCAGTCGTAGGTTCCTCCCCATTGATTCCGGGCGGAGTCGTGGGTTCGGTGCTTGGTCCAAGCATCGCTGTTCCCGCACCGCAGAAGCCGGTGGCGCCAGAGACGCCGAAAGCCGCACCTGCGGCGCCCTTGGCGATCGGCGGGAATGTGCTCGCCTCAAAACTGCTGCATCGCGTGACGCCGATTTATCCGGCGATCGCAAAGAACGCGCGCATTGAAGGTGTCGTGCAACTGCATGGTGTGATCACAAAGGACGGGCGCATTGCTGAGCTGCGAGTGCTCAGTGGGCACCCGTTGTTGGTGAATGCGGCGCTGGAGGCAGTGCGGCAGTGGGTGTACAGTCCGACGCTGTTGAACGGGCAGGCGGTGGAGGTGCAGGCTCCGATTGAGGTGCGTTTCCTGCTAAGCCGCTAG
- a CDS encoding YqaA family protein, with protein sequence MKAFLAWLVTLGPFGLFLIATLDSTGIPIPGVVDTLLVVIANRTPALGYFCAFLATVGSLIGSMILFMIARKGGQRYLEEATSGERGRKFRRWFSHYGLITVFVPSLSVIPMPLKAFVACSGVLGIRPLYFALAILAGRIPRYFFLAWLGQEMGDHAGEWIKAHTLHFGLGLAALGLVLLMLVRLGNKESEVIDTGSPSASASR encoded by the coding sequence ATGAAAGCGTTTTTAGCATGGCTCGTCACGCTCGGGCCCTTTGGTCTTTTCTTAATTGCCACCTTGGACTCCACCGGAATTCCAATTCCCGGCGTGGTCGACACGCTGCTGGTTGTCATTGCAAACCGCACCCCGGCACTTGGATATTTCTGCGCCTTCCTTGCTACGGTAGGCTCACTCATCGGTTCGATGATCTTGTTTATGATCGCGCGCAAGGGTGGCCAGCGCTATCTCGAAGAAGCAACCAGTGGCGAGCGTGGCCGTAAGTTCCGCCGCTGGTTCTCGCACTACGGACTCATCACTGTTTTCGTCCCTTCGCTCTCCGTCATTCCAATGCCGCTCAAGGCTTTTGTGGCCTGTTCCGGCGTACTCGGCATCCGTCCCCTTTACTTTGCACTCGCGATTCTTGCGGGCCGCATCCCCCGCTACTTCTTCCTCGCCTGGCTCGGCCAGGAAATGGGTGACCATGCAGGGGAATGGATCAAGGCTCACACGCTCCACTTTGGACTGGGACTCGCCGCGCTCGGCCTCGTCCTTCTCATGCTGGTCCGCCTGGGCAATAAGGAAAGCGAAGTGATCGACACGGGATCGCCCTCCGCGTCTGCCTCTCGATAG
- the ligA gene encoding NAD-dependent DNA ligase LigA — protein MASAASSPAQRILALRELIEHHEHQYYVLDAPEISDADYDKLMRELLALEQAHPELANECSPTVRVGGKAREGFVKVPHSSPMLSLDNALNEAELLAFDRRVRELLGDEPFRYVAELKLDGLSMAVHYNHERLQKAITRGDGSVGEDVTENARTIRSLPLRVQQSGAFETRGEVIMTRRAFERLNEQREQDALPLYANPRNSAAGSLRVLDSTVTAARQLEYMTYFYFVDGQPALDSHWDSLEHLKSLGFKVNPERRLCSNVEELIAFCNEFEVRRESLPYEIDGVVAKIDSIPQQRKLGYTSKAPRWAIAYKYAARDAETIVEDILIQVGRTGALTPVAALQPVAVGGVTVARATLHNEEEIARLGLKIGDTVLVERSGDVIPKVVKVVSSAPEGRSFAMPTECPICGGPVTRLEGEVAVRCGNVNCPARLKQSIEHFASRTVMDIDGMGEVLVDQLVEKGKIKNVADLYELKLEELEELERMGKKSAAKIVQNIDASRKRPLARVIAGLGIPFVGSRTAQILADTFGNLKDIAEFPEERLQGAEEIGPKVAAAIRFYFSDDRNRELVQRLREAGLTMEQEVKGKTVGPLTGQTFVLTGTMPTLKREEAKALIEEAGGKVSGSVSKKTTYLVTGEDAGSKLDKAKALEIKIIEEAELLGLLGK, from the coding sequence ATGGCATCAGCTGCATCTTCTCCCGCACAGCGCATCCTCGCGTTACGCGAACTCATCGAGCATCACGAACATCAATACTATGTTCTGGACGCGCCCGAGATCTCGGACGCCGACTACGACAAGTTGATGCGTGAGTTGCTGGCTTTAGAACAAGCGCATCCGGAACTGGCCAACGAGTGCTCTCCCACTGTCCGCGTCGGCGGCAAGGCCCGCGAGGGCTTTGTCAAAGTGCCGCACAGTTCCCCGATGCTTAGCCTGGACAACGCACTGAACGAAGCCGAACTCCTGGCTTTTGATCGCCGCGTCCGCGAGTTGCTTGGTGACGAGCCGTTTCGCTATGTCGCCGAACTCAAGCTTGACGGCCTCTCGATGGCCGTCCACTACAATCACGAGCGGCTGCAGAAGGCGATCACCCGTGGCGATGGCAGCGTGGGCGAGGACGTCACAGAAAACGCCCGCACCATTCGCAGCCTTCCGCTCCGGGTCCAGCAGTCCGGCGCTTTTGAAACCCGCGGCGAAGTCATCATGACCCGCCGCGCCTTTGAACGACTGAACGAACAGCGCGAGCAAGACGCACTGCCGCTTTATGCGAATCCACGCAACTCCGCCGCAGGTTCTCTCCGTGTCCTCGACTCGACCGTCACCGCCGCGCGCCAGCTCGAGTACATGACCTATTTCTATTTTGTCGATGGCCAACCCGCCCTCGACAGCCACTGGGATTCGCTCGAACATCTCAAGAGCCTCGGCTTCAAGGTCAACCCCGAACGCCGCCTGTGCAGCAACGTCGAGGAGCTGATCGCATTCTGCAACGAGTTTGAAGTCCGGCGGGAATCGCTTCCTTACGAGATCGATGGTGTGGTCGCAAAGATCGATTCGATTCCACAACAGCGCAAGTTGGGCTACACCTCTAAAGCCCCCCGCTGGGCGATTGCCTATAAGTACGCAGCACGCGATGCGGAAACAATCGTCGAAGACATTCTGATCCAAGTGGGCCGCACCGGTGCGCTCACTCCCGTCGCAGCATTGCAGCCCGTTGCGGTCGGCGGTGTTACGGTCGCCCGGGCAACGCTCCACAATGAGGAAGAGATCGCACGTCTCGGCCTTAAGATCGGAGACACCGTCCTGGTGGAACGCTCCGGCGACGTGATCCCGAAAGTAGTAAAAGTGGTTTCGTCCGCGCCAGAGGGCAGAAGCTTTGCGATGCCCACCGAGTGCCCCATCTGCGGGGGCCCGGTGACGCGCCTGGAAGGAGAAGTCGCCGTCCGCTGCGGCAACGTCAACTGCCCGGCCCGGCTGAAGCAATCGATCGAACACTTCGCCTCGCGTACCGTCATGGACATCGACGGCATGGGCGAGGTGCTGGTGGATCAACTGGTGGAAAAAGGCAAGATCAAGAATGTTGCCGACCTCTACGAGCTGAAGCTGGAAGAGCTCGAAGAGCTGGAGCGAATGGGCAAGAAGTCTGCCGCAAAGATTGTGCAGAATATTGATGCTTCGCGCAAGCGGCCTCTCGCGCGCGTGATCGCCGGCCTCGGAATTCCGTTCGTTGGCTCAAGAACGGCTCAGATCTTGGCCGACACCTTCGGCAACCTGAAGGACATTGCTGAGTTTCCAGAAGAGCGGCTGCAGGGAGCCGAAGAGATTGGCCCCAAGGTGGCGGCCGCGATCCGTTTCTATTTCAGCGACGATCGCAATCGGGAGTTGGTCCAACGCCTGCGCGAAGCCGGTCTCACAATGGAACAAGAGGTGAAAGGCAAAACAGTCGGGCCACTCACCGGCCAAACCTTTGTACTCACCGGCACCATGCCGACGCTGAAGCGGGAGGAAGCCAAGGCACTGATCGAAGAGGCAGGTGGAAAAGTTTCAGGAAGTGTCTCTAAGAAGACAACCTACCTCGTCACGGGCGAGGACGCGGGCTCTAAGCTGGATAAAGCGAAGGCCCTCGAAATCAAAATCATTGAGGAAGCCGAGTTGCTCGGACTTCTAGGGAAGTAA
- a CDS encoding diacylglycerol/lipid kinase family protein, which yields MTSYLIFNPIAGKLRRNPGLIPAALETLRAQNVSVELLPTTGPGSAAELARRCVREGAAAVYVAGGDGTINEVVNGMAGSQMLLGVLPGGTANCLAVELGIGTDLLRAAKAAGSWKPQRIALGLCTPATGASRYFVAMAGAGFDAQIVRDVDKNVKKKLGKVAYWIAGFGASLRRLPELHVKSSEGESKVSFALASRVRNYGGDLEIAKTIRLSDPKLEMVLFEGRFAVRYMKYLAGVLVNQHRGMSGVHVHLVDKLELSAANGQPIYLQLDGEEFGQLPAQLEIVPDALSILTPVAH from the coding sequence TTGACCTCCTATTTGATATTTAATCCGATTGCGGGCAAACTCAGGCGCAATCCGGGATTGATTCCCGCCGCTCTCGAAACACTGCGAGCTCAAAATGTTTCGGTGGAACTCCTCCCGACAACCGGTCCGGGGAGCGCCGCTGAATTGGCGCGCCGCTGCGTTCGCGAGGGTGCGGCTGCGGTTTACGTGGCGGGGGGCGATGGGACAATCAACGAAGTTGTGAATGGGATGGCTGGTTCGCAGATGCTGCTCGGGGTGTTGCCTGGCGGAACGGCGAATTGCCTGGCCGTCGAATTAGGCATCGGGACGGATTTATTGCGCGCCGCAAAGGCGGCAGGAAGCTGGAAGCCGCAGCGGATTGCGCTTGGGCTGTGCACGCCGGCGACAGGGGCGAGCCGTTATTTTGTAGCCATGGCTGGTGCTGGATTTGACGCGCAGATTGTCCGCGATGTCGACAAGAACGTGAAAAAGAAGCTGGGCAAGGTCGCGTATTGGATTGCTGGTTTTGGGGCTTCGCTGCGGCGCCTGCCGGAGTTGCATGTGAAGTCGAGCGAAGGGGAAAGCAAGGTCAGTTTTGCGCTCGCCAGCCGGGTGCGCAACTACGGCGGCGATCTGGAGATCGCAAAAACGATCCGGCTTTCCGACCCGAAACTGGAAATGGTTTTGTTTGAAGGGCGATTTGCGGTGCGGTATATGAAGTATCTGGCGGGAGTGTTGGTGAATCAGCATCGAGGGATGTCAGGCGTGCATGTGCATCTGGTCGACAAATTGGAATTGAGTGCGGCCAACGGGCAGCCGATCTATCTGCAACTCGATGGGGAAGAGTTTGGACAGTTGCCGGCACAGCTTGAGATCGTTCCCGACGCGTTGTCGATTCTGACCCCCGTGGCGCACTAA
- a CDS encoding metal-dependent hydrolase, producing MDPITHTAVGFSIGQAGGKKFTPNWQWIVFFAASVPDVDTLAFFPWNVDILNWHRHFTHAIFFAPLMALTIPIGVRYVFRRTIDFMGAWKLATICVLSHIFVDWLTFRGARIFLPFDDRAYSLKIEWFQDPVLYLLLGLGLFLPLLVKLVNQEIGAKSSSGAVTMWVFILLSFGWFGVRYSFRQQALTELGSRVYEGIAPLRYDVFPVINPLQFRGLVDIGTAIKVIDVDLFDYFDPESGQTYFRPNPSVASGLALQAAGRTHAAQIFTAWARWPRWQVNRSMNDDAWVVMIEELAAQPGTAHQRVVIELDEKYGVLSERYERGRSLDKR from the coding sequence ATGGATCCCATCACTCATACTGCGGTTGGCTTCTCGATCGGCCAGGCGGGCGGCAAGAAGTTTACGCCCAACTGGCAGTGGATTGTCTTCTTTGCGGCCAGCGTGCCGGACGTCGATACCCTCGCATTCTTTCCCTGGAATGTGGACATCCTCAACTGGCATCGGCACTTCACGCATGCGATTTTCTTTGCGCCGTTGATGGCGCTGACGATCCCCATCGGCGTCCGTTATGTCTTTCGCCGCACGATCGACTTCATGGGCGCCTGGAAGCTGGCGACGATTTGTGTGCTGTCACACATCTTTGTCGACTGGCTTACCTTCCGGGGCGCGCGGATCTTTCTGCCCTTCGATGACCGGGCCTACTCGTTGAAGATCGAGTGGTTCCAGGATCCGGTGCTGTATCTGCTGCTGGGATTGGGTTTGTTTCTGCCTTTGCTGGTGAAGCTGGTGAATCAGGAGATCGGGGCAAAATCGAGTAGCGGCGCGGTGACGATGTGGGTGTTCATTCTGTTGAGCTTTGGTTGGTTTGGCGTTCGCTACTCTTTCCGGCAACAGGCTTTGACTGAGTTGGGCTCCCGGGTCTATGAGGGCATCGCGCCGTTACGCTACGATGTCTTCCCGGTCATCAATCCCCTCCAGTTTCGGGGATTGGTCGACATTGGAACGGCGATCAAGGTGATTGATGTCGATCTCTTCGACTACTTCGATCCGGAGAGCGGGCAAACCTACTTCCGTCCCAATCCAAGCGTGGCGTCCGGGTTGGCCTTACAGGCTGCAGGGCGGACTCATGCCGCGCAAATCTTCACCGCCTGGGCCCGCTGGCCGCGCTGGCAGGTGAACCGGTCTATGAATGATGATGCATGGGTGGTGATGATTGAGGAACTGGCCGCACAACCCGGCACGGCGCATCAACGAGTGGTGATCGAGCTGGATGAAAAGTACGGGGTGCTGTCGGAGCGCTACGAGCGCGGCCGGTCTCTCGACAAACGCTAA
- a CDS encoding 3-keto-disaccharide hydrolase, which yields MRQITRLLGLTLLGISLFGQNKLTKEEKKEGFQLLFDGKTLKGWEGEPDLWSVSNGEIVGNTDKRKIPHNTFLITKKEYSDFELRLDMLIRNYNSGVQFRSERLPEFVVKGLQADAAEKNYWGGIYDEKGTRGIMVHGWKGKAETVVKNGEYNSMIIRAKGPHIEITINGLKTAELDDPTKLSGIIALQLHAGPGMEARFKNIRLLDLSKK from the coding sequence ATGCGACAGATCACGCGTCTTCTCGGATTGACCCTGCTCGGGATTTCCCTGTTTGGCCAGAATAAGCTCACAAAAGAAGAAAAGAAGGAAGGTTTTCAACTTCTCTTCGACGGCAAGACCCTGAAAGGTTGGGAAGGCGAGCCCGACTTGTGGAGCGTTTCCAATGGCGAGATTGTTGGCAACACCGACAAGCGGAAGATTCCACATAACACCTTCCTGATTACCAAGAAGGAGTACTCGGACTTTGAACTGCGTCTTGACATGCTGATTCGCAATTACAATTCCGGTGTCCAGTTCCGCTCTGAGCGCCTGCCGGAATTCGTCGTCAAGGGTCTGCAGGCCGATGCCGCGGAGAAGAATTACTGGGGGGGCATCTACGACGAAAAGGGTACGCGTGGGATCATGGTGCATGGGTGGAAAGGGAAAGCCGAAACGGTAGTGAAAAATGGCGAGTACAATTCGATGATCATCCGCGCGAAGGGGCCGCATATCGAGATCACCATCAACGGGCTGAAGACGGCCGAACTGGACGACCCCACGAAGCTTTCCGGGATCATCGCCCTCCAACTCCATGCGGGACCTGGGATGGAAGCACGATTCAAGAACATCCGTCTCCTCGACCTCAGCAAGAAGTAA
- the nadD gene encoding nicotinate-nucleotide adenylyltransferase, which translates to MRLGLYGGTFDPIHNAHLAVAEAALQTFELDRMLLIPNRYPPHKESVTGASYVERLKMVQLACEGHEGLEACDIENHDGKSYTIATLEQLRIQYGDRTRFYFLIGADAFAEVLTWYRVAEVFRMTEFIVASRPGFQYAIPPAAKVHRLDSVHFTGSSTEIRRQLAAGAAVEGLPFRVAQYIQENSLYQKGRVKTA; encoded by the coding sequence ATGCGTCTGGGGCTGTACGGGGGAACTTTCGACCCGATCCACAACGCACACCTTGCCGTCGCTGAGGCTGCATTGCAGACCTTTGAGCTCGATCGAATGTTGTTGATTCCCAATCGCTATCCGCCGCATAAGGAGTCTGTGACGGGCGCTTCTTATGTCGAGAGACTGAAGATGGTCCAACTGGCCTGCGAAGGGCACGAGGGCCTAGAGGCTTGCGATATCGAGAATCACGATGGCAAGAGTTATACCATTGCAACGCTCGAACAGTTGCGAATCCAGTATGGAGATCGTACGCGATTCTACTTCCTGATTGGCGCTGATGCCTTCGCCGAGGTTCTAACCTGGTACCGTGTGGCAGAGGTCTTCCGGATGACGGAGTTTATCGTCGCATCGAGACCCGGATTCCAATATGCAATTCCTCCCGCGGCGAAAGTACATCGGCTGGATTCTGTTCATTTCACTGGCAGTTCCACCGAAATTCGGCGGCAACTTGCTGCTGGAGCCGCGGTAGAGGGCTTGCCTTTCCGGGTGGCACAGTATATACAGGAGAACAGTTTGTATCAGAAGGGTCGAGTCAAAACCGCGTGA
- a CDS encoding sigma-70 family RNA polymerase sigma factor, whose protein sequence is MSDLYDRYSRVVFSIILRIVRDASVAEELAQETFLRAWTRATEFDAGRGRIGPWLLTIARNRAIDYLRSSAGQQQANTFELVSSERLTLFVHTEDRMLEQEQARRIRSAFSKLTENQRAVLELAYFEGLSQSEMANKLGQPLGTVKTWVRTALSTLRESFHVA, encoded by the coding sequence ATGTCTGATCTTTACGACCGGTATTCGCGAGTCGTATTCTCCATCATCCTGCGCATTGTGCGCGATGCTTCGGTTGCGGAGGAACTGGCTCAGGAGACTTTTTTGCGCGCCTGGACCCGAGCTACTGAGTTTGACGCAGGGCGAGGCAGGATCGGTCCCTGGTTGTTGACGATTGCGCGCAATCGGGCCATTGACTATCTGAGATCGAGCGCGGGGCAGCAGCAGGCAAACACTTTTGAGTTAGTTTCATCCGAAAGGCTCACACTTTTCGTCCATACAGAAGACAGGATGCTTGAGCAGGAACAGGCACGCAGGATTCGATCGGCGTTCTCGAAGTTGACCGAGAATCAACGCGCGGTCCTCGAACTGGCCTATTTTGAAGGGTTATCGCAGTCGGAGATGGCAAACAAGCTGGGACAACCCCTCGGAACTGTCAAAACCTGGGTGCGAACGGCACTGAGCACGTTGCGGGAGAGTTTCCATGTCGCTTGA